One Parasteatoda tepidariorum isolate YZ-2023 chromosome 1, CAS_Ptep_4.0, whole genome shotgun sequence genomic window, TTACTGacggataaaaaatttattccatgcaaattttagctaaaatatataatgttcgacaatttaaaacacaaaattactTCATGAAATACCGGAATCTTGTAAATGtatggatttttattcaaagtatatctgaaaatttactttaacatcataacttaattatttcttgttttcttcCCACAGACTAATGCCGCCCACTGAAGAAGATGATTCTTTGCCTCAGTCACAAAGATCATGTGGCAAAATCGTTCTCCGATTACTCTTTTCTCACGTGGGTCTTTTCTTGTTGGTTTGTCTTTACGCCGGGTTCGGTGCTTACATATTCGTCTGTATTGAATACGATAATGAATCCCTGGTGAGGACAGAAAGATTGTACAGATCGATCGACGTGAACGATTCCATCGCTTACCTCACTAGCCTTTTCTGGTATtggaggaataaaaattttacttgggAAGAATGGGATGCCAAAGTGTACGAGCAGCTCAAGTTCCTAGACAAATTCATAGTTGGAGTTACAAAGAACTTTTCTTATGATAGTACAATGGACATTGATGAATGGCCAAGAAAATGGACATTCGGTAATGGATTACTCTATGCTGTGACCATTCTCACTACTATTGGTatgtttttcttacttttcatcGATTGCTTAtcagaaaattgtttataaaagtattatttttgatacCCGGATAAGCTTCTGAAGGAAACATCCGTACATATTATTTCAACCTTCTGTAAACCAAGGCAACTTTACCTCTCAGGGACAAatttgccaaaattttaaacaatgatatTTGAGATTCAAACAAGCTCGCGAGGAAAAAACACTGACAACCCACATCCTTCTGTAAATCAATGCAACTTTGCTACCCGGAACAgttctgcaaaatttttcaaatacggTATTTGGCACTCGGGCAAACTCTCTAACAAAAGATATCTCCAATATTTAAATCAGGGTAATCTTGTTACCGTTGcgattttttatagcatttaagaCCTTATACTTGACAGATCTCTCAAGTGAAACTTGTTTATACATTATCCACATTTTTCTGTaaaccaggatatttttaatttttctttaaaaaaaactgtagaacagttttgaaaaacttttaaaacgtaatttttgtTCCCCCTTAATTCTCCCGAACGAAACAGTTGTGTCTTCAATCTATTTGGTAGAGGAACTTGTTGGGacaataaattaagtatttttacaaaCCTTTCACGAAGCTGTCCGTGTAAgagcttaaattttttgctaagcTGCTGAGGGGcacaatgtttttctttttatctctcAATAAATCATCAGTTAAATTTAAGTCATCGAgccagaaattaaatttcaaaaatatatctcgAAGACGTGATTGAAAACATTATCTTTCTAGGCTATGGCCATGTGACTCCATATACACAAGTGGGAAAACTGGTGACGATTTTGTATTCTTTGATTGGCATTCCTCTTACACTGATCTTCCTGGCTAATATTGGTGAATTGATGGCTTCTGTGTTTCGTTACACATACAGCAGACTATGCTGTCGATGGTGCAGGGGATCACGTCGTCGAAATGAGTATTCTAGAGAGTCTACTGTAAAGATGGACGGAAGACTACCGTCGCTGTCCTCAGATGAAGTTGGCCAAGAATCTTACATGCCCACAGAAAAAGTAAGGaacataaaaaagatttaaataattcatagattAAAAGCTCTATAGACACATTTCAAACACACAGTAATTGCAAAtagtaaatctttaaaatataatgttcaaTCAGAAAGTAAATCTATAATGAATACctaagcatttatattttgtttttaaaaaataaaaataattacgacTTTTGTTATTATTCAGGAAAGTATACTGAAAAAAGTCTTGTGAACTAActtaaattgcattttcattttcagaatataGATGTAAACTAAAGTTTGTAACTTATAGACATGATATTGGCGATTTAGAAACTGAAAGAGTACCGCGTAAGAAGCTCATAGTGctgtttttgtaatttgtattaCCCATTATCTTCTGATTAATGGATATAGATTCCATTTTCACTGTGCTATCTGTAgaatattttaagacattttcttcaagttatgaaaattttatttttttgactaaaATGTCCTCTCTGACGGGtgaatgagaaaataatatttttttgaaattgactctaaattacaaaattcacaTTGAgaagtctttatttattttaaatttgcatcaaATATAAACTGTCAATTAAAGTTGATCggattttatgtaataaaagtaattttctataACTCAAAGTGAATCATTTGAAAGTGGTGCAACTGAAAAACTAGCGGAGAAAAATGTCGTAagtcagttttgaaatttaccatgatttaataatcgaaaaataCACAGCATCCCCCCCCATTGTCTTTAAAAGGGAATTAAGGCGCACtaagtgaaaaaagaaagaaatttcttttctgatttATTAGTGAACGAAATTTTGCGATGACTATTGACCTGGTGTGTttcaaattttcgtttttatcaTTCTTATAGTGTTAAAAAGTGCAATACTTTTTATatctgcaatttaaatttttttatttattactaataaataattattttattaattttactaaaaatatttttcttggtcaaacgaatttattattttggatccaaaaagtttttgattcttCAGTTCTTGAAATATGATGGAAAGCACAAGCAAATAAAAACAACGATAAATTGATTTTGCACATTTTCCCGTTTAATCTATTTgagaaatgatatttatttgagaaaCGACAGCAACTGTCTCCATGACTCAGAGATCCATCCGAAAAGGAGCTTTTGTAACTTTATTAAGTCAGTTCTACAACacataacgttttttttttgtgaatctCCTAGTAGCACCTATAATGTGCCTCTTTAAACCATTAAGGTAACAGTTTTATACAGacaaaattgttgaattttttttattgtaggttctttttttttattcccgcTAATTCcacatttcattttctaataatttgaaagataaaatatacttatattgttttaatatagtttaatattagacttaaaagcaaatttaatcaaTCTACAATGcgcattttaagaaattattcccGCTGAGAACGGGAAATTTTACAGCATCcctatttctttcattttgagaGCTGCTGTGTAACGATGTTCGGTATATTTTCTCTCTGTTCCCTCTTCTTGTTGCTGATTCACTTACATTCATTTTCTATTAGCTCACTGTATTTTATTGATCCATATTGATCATATTCTTATTATGTGATCTGAGTAGGCAGGAAGTAAATGGAGTGTGAATTGAGTAGGCGGGCGATATATCCaacaatgaagtaaataaaattaatctcctgtttttttttccttagataCGATAAAACATATTCCAAAGTGGTATTTATCTGTGgaaaaaatcagttttgtttatgagaaattttaaatattcaacaatcaagtaaataaaataaatccccTGCAATTTTCCTTCGGTACAATAAGGCATGATATTTATTTgcgggaaaaaaaatagttttgttcgtgagaaattttaaatatccaacaatcaagtaaataaaataaatcacctGCAATTTTCCTTCAGTACTATAAAACATGTTCCAAGCTGGTGATATTTATTTgcggaaaaaaatagttttgtttatgaATACTTTTGAATACCCAACaatcaagtaaataaaattaatcccCTGTAATTTTACCTTAGATACAATAAAATGTATCCCAGAGTGgtatttatttgctaaaaaatcagttttgctttaaaaaaaattcaatttttaaaaaaaaaattattttggaattgcttaagatattttgcaatttttaaacacattttctaACCCCATAAAAAGACTGTTTCaagaaagagaataaaaaattctctaaatgtttctttattgGAAGAGCAAACTAAGTTTAAATAACTTTGGATTAGTCATGCGAAAAAGCAATtcgtattttttcttctgaaaatttttcttcctggTGCACTTATTGTGTTTTAGGAACTAAAGAtaagataaaagaaagaaattttaaacctcatattactgattaaaaacttcattctcttaaaaaacatacaaattggaaataatagtCGATATGTTTCGAGCGTTCAAAAAaaggcgcccattttcaagactagCCAGACGAGAAGAAGCgtaagtgatttgaaataaaaacgcaaatttgccaaagaaaaaggaaaaatttaatattacaaacCTCATGTCTTATTAAAACCTCTCACATAACTATAGATAACATTAtcgttaaaaatacttttagatttcatcattttataacattatttttatttctccaaaatttttatttcttcaatatattttattccagTTCCTAcactagaataaaaaatattttaatttaattacatcagtatttttattcttcattaaatattaatttacatcaaattatgtaattttttatagaatttttaatagctttaaagTTTATGATTGTAGTTTTGAAGCTTGATAgagcagttatttttatttcaatgtaaggAATGgttattgcttcattttttgaaaacttttattgaacagtgctaagtttttattgtaaatcagAATCgctactatgtttttttttttttttttttttttttttttttttttttttttttttttNtttttttttttttttttttttttttttgctaaaattgtcCAACCGAAAAGCTTTATTTTGATTCtgtcttttaatgaaatttcactcattttaacccatagctgccaacctgaataggaaaaaatccagtagattttacgaaatattgtAGATTTCATGATAACTGTTgcacaatatattaaatattaggaatttttttttgtaatcaaaataCAAAGTCTGCAATATTGTCCGTTTAtgataaacattaaatgaacttaaaatatttttttgctacgTCAACTCATAATTTTACAtagtaattgacaaaaaaatgtattatttatagttaaacgattttttaattaatttaaaaagggagttctgaattaaaataaactgaaaattttaggacaaaagaaaaagaaaagctttaaacttaTTACTATAAATGGGGcttgttttattacattttagcaATACTTATTTGAATATTCAAGCATGCAATAAATTGAGTGAGCATAGTATTtaaatagggatttttttagaaaacttactcaatttCATTCTGCAATATAGCAttttagttatgaattttataaaaaaaaatgaaaattgattttggtgaaaatgtttaaattgataatggtttaaatccttattaaatcaaaaaaaaaattactataaatggGGCTTGCTTCATTATATTTCAGTAATGCTTATTTGAATATTCGAGCATgcaataaattgagaaaaattctatttaaatagggatttctttagaaaacttactcaatttCATTCTGCAATATAgcattttagtataattttataaaaaaaatgaaaattgattttggtgaaaatgtttaaattgataatggtttaaatccttattaaatcaaaaaaaaaattactataaatggGGCTTGCTTCATTATATTTCAGTAATGCTTATTTGAATATTCGAGCATgcaataaattgagaaaaattctatttaaatagggatttctttagaaaacttactcaatttCATTCTGCAATATAgcattttagtataattttataaaaaaaatgaaaattgattttggtgaaaatgtttaaattgataATGGTTTAAATCCttgcaaagtttaaaaaaaaattaaataaaatataNNNNNNNNNNNNNNNNNNNNNNNNNNNNNNNNNNNNNNNNNNNNNNNNNNNNNNNNNNNNNNNNNNNNNNNNNNNNNNNNNNNNNNNNNNNNNNNNNNNNNNNNNNNNNNNNNNNNNNNNNNNNNNNNNNNNNNNNNNNNNNatatgtatatttttttttctttttttttttaaattattttagataaattattttcttatatctcAAGATTTCAAGTATACTTTTTCCATATAttaatcaatgaattttaaaaaaaaattccatttctgtGATTGGATCTTAATGCAAAAAGATTACACTGTATCACGTTTTGAAATAAAGCATTTgttcttcaaaacttttatctttCGTGAAAgtaactatttctttttctgtcTGATACAGATTCAGATACCTATTATATTGAACCTTTTACTAATATCCCTCTTCATCCTCTTGGGAGCTGGGATTTTTGCGATTCTGGAAGATTGGGATATGCTGAGTTCCGGATATTTCACTTTCATCACCTTGACAACCATTGGCTTTGGGGATTACTATCCGGGAAGCGCTTTTCAAGGATACAAAGGAAGTATTTGTACGTAAGAAAACTTTTTGACTTGAAATACTTTCGACTTTGTTGGGATTTGAATGTGACACGttttaaaaatgcgtttttgcttaacaatattttcaaagtaagtTTTGAGCCAGCGGTTACAACTTAAATTGATAGTGGTATCCCtaagaatttgattttgttaaattgtatttgtattaGAAACTTAAGATTTCGGGTAGATATGTGTATCAacaaatttgaatacatttgtTTTCAATGCATTTTCGAGACACTAATTCGCTACATGataaaatacatgaataaaaatataatcatttcatAGTTGCCGTTcaacttttcttgaaaatatatttttgttgtaaaccTCTGGTAAGCTAAGTAAGAACCAGTGAAATATtgccattatttaaaatcagcCGTTCTCCTTTTTTCGCTGTTTAAATTCTTCTCAAAAGTAAATCGTTGAACTCTGGCTTATGCTAATCGCAATAAGCTAAATTCAACTTCGTTACAAAacgagatttattttaattattattttcgcaGATCgtacaccgagaaaaaaaattatggtcaatactaccagaatacggtaaaatttatcgtgtttcttgctctatgagaacaccaaaaagctcggtaatttttatggAAGTGATTCGGTAGTGActtcagtaaaattaacaatatgagATGGTTTATtaatatgtggtaaaatttggtaattttatcatgataccttagagaatGGCAAAAAACCATTTATGCTGTTAAGTGTACTTTTTAAGCtttgtattatttactaaatgtgtagtaatacgatctataatttttgaaaaccagactTTCCGTTAAATGTTAACATGTGAacgaaaaaattgccaaatgaatagttttaacaTAGTACATtctgttttattaaccagaatagtgggtttttatatcagaaatgtcattaccatgcaggacggtaattttataagatttttttttcatgcaattaCTTGCATAAATCTAATTGCCCAAACAGGCTCTCTGTTCCATTTTGAAAACGCCATAATAAGTCAAACACCAGTCACTTTAATTATGCTATTTCAATGTTTTGGTAAATCttcataatttaatgtttcCACTTAATCTTCAGAAAACTATAGTTGCTATTACTCAAAACATCATCGCTTTAATATCTTTCTtcggtttttgaaaaaaaaattatttgtgtgcCATAGTAGGAAAACAGTAAGAGaagttttactttcaaatttttattttgtttacgcGTGTAAGTCAAAGGCTGTGTCTAATCGcaataatgtttcaaatatgttaattaactaCACGCTTAGAAAAAGAGAgtttggtcaaaactaccaaaatttgataaaattaatcgtgtttctggctctacgAGAACACCAAAAGTGgtaaaaaggtaatttttaccgaagctctttGGTACTAATTTTGGTCAAATTGGTGATAGtacgtaattttataatatgtcatgaaatttggtaaatggggTAAACATTGGTAATACCTTAGAGTGCGGCATAAAAACTTCGATTTGGTTAAatgtacttttcagttttgtattttttactaaatgtaaagtattaactttattattctCCTTAGAGagcaataattaagaaaaccaGATTTTCTTCTTAATCGTTATCATACGGACCTAAAAAATCACTAAATGACAGGTTTAAGtatagtatatttttgtttttatcaccagaattatgtatattttactacAAACGTCATTACCGTACAgaacgataattttaccaaaatttttaattccgtGTAGACTGGATTGTTTCTTTCTTCGTGTATTTATGTACCTTATTGttcatgtttaaattattttagagtgtaattgtcattttattttagcaaagaCGCTGACTCTGATGGGAACTTGCTTTTACATGATGTTGGGGATGGCGCTCGTCAGTATGTGCATAAATCTGATGCAAGAACA contains:
- the LOC107436689 gene encoding TWiK family of potassium channels protein 7-like isoform X2; its protein translation is MPPTEEDDSLPQSQRSCGKIVLRLLFSHVGLFLLVCLYAGFGAYIFVCIEYDNESLVRTERLYRSIDVNDSIAYLTSLFWYWRNKNFTWEEWDAKVYEQLKFLDKFIVGVTKNFSYDSTMDIDEWPRKWTFGNGLLYAVTILTTIGYGHVTPYTQVGKLVTILYSLIGIPLTLIFLANIGELMASVFRYTYSRLCCRWCRGSRRRNEYSRESTVKMDGRLPSLSSDEVGQESYMPTEKIQIPIILNLLLISLFILLGAGIFAILEDWDMLSSGYFTFITLTTIGFGDYYPGSAFQGYKGSISKTLTLMGTCFYMMLGMALVSMCINLMQEQITTKVKWMANEIGLIRQADIPDTEEEKPLTTISNVTTPSAAMD
- the LOC107436689 gene encoding TWiK family of potassium channels protein 7-like isoform X1, producing the protein MPPTEEDDSLPQSQRSCGKIVLRLLFSHVGLFLLVCLYAGFGAYIFVCIEYDNESLVRTERLYRSIDVNDSIAYLTSLFWYWRNKNFTWEEWDAKVYEQLKFLDKFIVGVTKNFSYDSTMDIDEWPRKWTFGNGLLYAVTILTTIGYGHVTPYTQVGKLVTILYSLIGIPLTLIFLANIGELMASVFRYTYSRLCCRWCRGSRRRNEYSRESTVKMDGRLPSLSSDEVGQESYMPTEKIQIPIILNLLLISLFILLGAGIFAILEDWDMLSSGYFTFITLTTIGFGDYYPGSAFQGYKGSICTKDADSDGNLLLHDVGDGARQYVHKSDARTDNNESEMDGERNRTYTAGGYSRHRRRETSNHDFQCYNSLCSYGLIFERIRLKITCNASFTTK